In Lolium rigidum isolate FL_2022 chromosome 7, APGP_CSIRO_Lrig_0.1, whole genome shotgun sequence, the DNA window GAGAGACCAAGTTTTGTTGTCCAGAAGAGCTTGGTGTTCGTCAGCCATTGCTTGACGCCAGAGAGGATCTTGCATTGCTTGTCGGAATGTCGTGGGCACGGTCGGGGCCACGGAGTCCACAGCAGAAAGATTCAGGCGATGGACAGGACGAGGAACACGGCCAGAGCGTGTCGTCTTGGGTGCAGAAGGCTCGGGCCGGGCAGCGGCTCGCGAGCGAGGCGAGACAGGTGCGGGAGCACTGTGTCCCGCCGTGGCAGACGAAGAGGCCGGGGCAGGCTGCCGGGGCTGCCGCGAGGCAGCGACAGGCGAGCCCGCTGCCGTGGGTGGAGAATCAGCCGAGCGGGCGGGTGGCACGGGCGGAGCGGGCTTCCATATGTCGGTGAAGAGGAAGTCTAGCCGCCGTGGCGTGGGCGTGGCAGTAGACACGCCCGAAGTGGTCGCTGCAAGCTGAAACGGAAATACACCTTCGTCGAAAACAACATGTCGAGAGATTATTATTTTCCCGGAGGATGGATCAAAGCAGCGGTAGCCACGGTGTTGAGACGGATAGCCAAGAAACACGCACGGCACCGAGCGGGGGCGAAGTTTGTGTGCAGCCGTAGAGGCAACATTGGGATAGCATAGACATCCGAAGACACGCAACGAGTCATATTTGGGAGAACGACCATAGAGACGTGTGTACGGAATCAGTGACCCAATAGCCGTGCAAGGACGGCGATTAAGGAGAAAGGTCGCGGCCGCAagagcttcagcccaaaaactctCAGGCATGTGAGCATGAAACATAATGGTGCGCATTGTATCGTTGATGGTACGAATGGCACGCTCAGCCTTGCCATTTTGTTGAGAAGTGTAAGGACACGACAGACGGAGAGTGGTGCCGTGTTGTGCAAGAAGATCATCAACGACGAGTTCGGGAACTCGGTGCCGTTGTCCGTTTGCATGGAACGGATGGTGGTACCAAACCGAGTGCGTACATAGGCGAAAAATTTAGCAAGAGTGCTCGGAGACGCTAGATTTTTGGCGTAGCGGAAAGGACCGGTAAAAGTGAGAGTAATCATCGATAATAACAAGGTAATATCGAAAACCGGAATTACTAATAATTGGTGATGTCCACAAATCACAATGTATCAACTCAAACTTGGTACTAGACGAAGAAGTAGACGAGCTAAACGGAAGGCGCACATGTTTGCCGAGGCGACAAGCATGACAGACATGAGGCCGCCGCAGTTTATTACACTTGATAAAAGAAAGACTCTGTAGCGCCGACATAGCATCGCGACCAGGGTGACCAAGTCTTTGGTGCCAGAGATCGGCGTTGGTGGAGACAAGCATGGCGGTGGTGGGTGGTGCTCGACGAGGGGTGCCAGGAAACGTGTAGAGATCCCCTTCACTATTGCAGCGAAGGATCACACGACGAGTCTTCAGGTCCTTCACAGAAAAACCAAGAGAGTCAAACTCAACGGAACATGAATTGTCACGAGTAAATTTGCGAATAGATAGGAGATTGCGAATTAAACGTGGGACAAGGAGAACATGATTGAGTTTAAACACATGACCGAAGGAGAGCGAAAAGAGGTAGAGCCATAGGAGGAGATTGGTACAGAGGTACCGTTCCCAACGATGACAAAGTGTGGAGAGGATAGAGGTGCGGAGAACTCGGATGTTACCCTCGTCGTTCGTCATGTGAGACGTGGCACCGAGTCCATGACCCGGCCACCCCGCCGGTACAGCCGAGTTGAGGGCAGCAATGAGGCCGGCGTTGTCCCAGGCAGGCGATGGCGATGTCGAGGTCGAGGCGCGGACCGGAACATGGGCGCGTTGATGGTGGTGTAGGCCCGAGGACGGGGGCCGAGGATGCCGGCGCCCGTAGGAGGGCGCCACCGTCCGGCGCCGGGGAGATGCGGAACCGGGGGCCCGTAGGCGCGAGGGGTGGGCGCGCGGTTGGGCGCGACAGCCTGGGTGGTGGCGGTCTTCTTCTTGCCTTTGCGAGACCGGCCGGAGTTGGACGACCCGCCTTGACGGGCGGTGCCCGTGCACGGTGGTGTAGAAGGCGCCGGTCGCATGGCACGGGCGAcgagggcggtggaggcggcgtTAGCGGCCGCGTTGGCCTCGTTGCATCTCCTCCATGAGGAGCATGCTCCGAACACGGATGAAAGTGGGCAGCGGGTCCGTCATGGAGATCACGAGTAGCCGCGGAGGAGAACCGAGGCCCGAGGCCGCGCAGAGTGTTGAGGACGAGCGCGCGGGCCGAGGCCGGGGAGTCGTTGTCGGCGAGGGCGTCGGAGAGTTGCTTCGGCGGCGGCAGTACTCGGTGATGGAGGACGTGCCCCGGACCAGGCCGGCGAAAGTCGTTGTCGAGGTAGATCGCCTTGCTGGCCTTGTTGGCGGAGAAGAGCTCGTAGATGGCTAGCCAGAGCTGGCGGGCGGTCTGGTTGCTGGCGAGGACCATGTCGGCGACGTCCTCGTCGATGGCCGCGTGCAGATGGTTGAGCACGGTGTAGTCCTCTGCCATCCATGCGCCATCGGTAGGAGCGGCCTGAGTGGTGCCGTCGATGTGGCCGATGAGGCCGGCACGGCCGAGCGAGGCGCGGAGGTAGATCGCCCACTTGGTGTAGTTACCAGCGTCAAAGGAGAGGACGACGGGCGAGACGGAGCGGGCAGCACCGGCGGGAGACACAGTGCCCGCGGTGGTGGACAcgatggcgccggaggtggagtTGAGGGCCATCGTGGGTTGCAGCGGAAGGTGAGGCCGGCGGCGGCTAGATGGactagggcggcggctagggttttggatcGGGAGAGAtcaatctgataccatgtagaaaggttgctagggtttgggggaagCCTCTCACGGTAAtacgtggggttccggtgtttatataatgggccaaaggccaagagTTAGGGTACAATACAATTAGAGTACAAAAGCAAATAGAACTACTATACATGCTAATACATACGCTAACACCCCCCGCGATCACGGCGGGAGGTTCTCGAACGCAGAGACCGGACCGAAAGTCAAGAAACAACCGAGTCGGCAACCCCTTTGTCATCACATCAGCAAACCGAAGCGCGAGAGGGAACATGTAGAACACGAACTTCCCCAAGGGACACCTTCTCGCGAACGAAGTGAATATCAatctcaatgtgtttggtgcggCGGTGTTGCACCGGATTAGAGGACATGTAGATAGCGGAGACGTTGTCACGGAAGACAACGGTCGCAGAAGCGAGAGGTCGATGAAGCTCCTGCAAGAGCCGGCGGAGCCAACACAGCACTCAGCAACCACATGTGCCACGGCTCGGTACTCAGCTTCTGCACTAGAGCGAGAAACGGTGGTCTGCCTCTTAGATGACCAAGAGATCAGGCTATCACCATAGTATACGCAGTATCCCGATGTGGAGCGGCGTGTGTCAGGACACCCAGCCCGGTCAGGCATCGGAGTAGGCGGTAAGAGCCGTAGAAGAGGACGCGGACGGATGAAGGCCGAGATCCAAGGTTCCACGAACGTAGCGTAGAACACGCTTCACAAGAGCAAGATGTGGCTGTCTGCGGGAGCATGCATATGAAGACATATCTGCCGTACCGCGTATGAAAGGTCCGGACGCGTCAGAGTAAGGTACTGGAGAGCACCTGCAAGACTCCGGTAGTCCGTAGCATCAGTGACGAGTTCACCTTCAATGTCAGAAAGCTTGGCCTGAGTATCGATCGGTGTGGTACAGGGATGACAATCAGACATGCCAGCCCGTTGAAGGAGATCAACGGCGTACTGGCGCCGAGACGTAAACAGCCCGATGAGAAGAGCGACGAACAGCAATTCCCAGGAAGAAGTGTAGGTCGCCGAGATCAGTCATAGCAAACTCACTGTGTAATCTGTCTAGAAGATGCTGCAGAAACGCAGATGATGAAGCAGTGACTATGATGTGGAGTTGAGGGCCATCGTGGGTTGCAGCGGAAGGTGAGGCCGGCGGCGGCTAGATGGactagggcggcggctagggttttggatcGGGAGAGAtcaatctgataccatgtagaaaggttgctagggtttgggggaagCCTCTCACGGTAATACGTGGGGTTCCAGGTGTTTATataatgggccaaaggccaagagTTAGGGTACAATACAATTAGAGTACAAAAGCAAATAGAACTACTATACATGCTAATACATACGCTAACACTCCGATGTTTAGTTCCGAGAGGAAATACCATTTTTTCTGTAAACGGTATCGAGAGCACGTTAGTGCTGGCATTGCCTCCTGCCGGGCTGCTGGTGCAACTTTATTTTTTAGAACCTTCTAAATTCTAATTATgtatttgtgacacatattatcTCCTTTGGTAGAACTTCTACCAAAATATCTCATTTGGAAGAGTTTGAACATGGTTTAATCCCAGATTAGCATTTTTCTCGTTCAATTCCTCAACGTTGTTTTGatatttttgaaccttgatcatcACCTCACACCTTACCCAATATCCACGCATCAGAAAATAAGCGTTCAAAGATTTTAAAAGGAGTAATCCATTTGAATTTTCGCTTGGCGGGGTAAATAGTGCCACAAATGGATAGCCAGTGgggaaaaagtggaattcactcttatTATTATGGGAGTGCCAGTGCAACCTCGATTTCACAatggaccctaaaccctagcaagAAGTTAAGCAAGGCGGTTCCACTCCCCAAAAGATGCATTTTTTTCTTGACCGAGATTtcctttcaaaaaatattcacaTAAATGTTGAATTTTAACTTCTAGAACTAGATAAAATAGATAGCACATGAAAAACTAAACTGTCTAGCCATAAGGCATCTCAAGAACCAAGTTGTACCCTCAACCCTAATTTAATTGATTTTACTCTTATGTTTTACCCATTCTTAtaattactccctccatttcataaTTCTTGTGGTGGTGCTAGttcgaatttgaactaaaaccacaacaCATGAAGAGGAAGGAGTAAGTTCCATATTTAAAAGAATCACGGGAGGGAAAATTGTCAGCGAGTACTTGGAAAGACGGTTGCTACTAATGTCAACACAATCTTCAGCTTTGTGTACGATTTACACTACATATAATCTTGTTCCACCCTTTATAAGAGTTCTTGTTCAAAATTTGCTTGAATTATTGGAGCGCAAGAAGTCCGAGATCTTCGCCAAATAGTATTTATACTGGTAGAGAAAAAAAGGGATTTGTTTAGATCCAACCTTTTAGAACATATTTTTATGAGGTCGAAATGTTTAACCCGTGATCGACCAATGGAGATGATCCCCGGTCATTTTTTAGTCATCATGCAGTAAATTATAACAATGTAAAGTCAAAGTCAGACAAAATCATCACCCAGAAAGCAAACGAGAATCCTCGTCCCAGCATCACAGTATCCTGACGCCGGTGGACTTTTCTTAGCAAACCAACGGAACTATTCCAACAAACTACCACTTGCCTTCCACAAACCAACCaatcaattcaaatatacatatcCGACTTTGACATTCCAGAAGCCAGAAAAAATCCGATAAAATCAGGACCCCAAGCTACAAGATCAGGGCCTGAACTGACCCGACCTACCAGCTGCAGCGTCAATCCGGAGTATCTCGCCCCTGATCTCCATATTTTCTCCAATCAATTCATTCAGTCGGAAACATCGAGGGCCAGGTACAGTGCAGGGCCAGGGTCGCCTTCTGAAGAATCTGCCACCAGGTAAGCAGATCTCGCCGGAGATCCTTGGACAGTACACGGCCATTATCATATACGCTCCTGGGCTTGGACTTTTCGTTAGTTTATGGCGATCGTATAACAACAGCTCACCTAAGACAACCCGGATTGTGTTGTATATGTGTGCTCGAAGATACGCACGTACGAATAAGATCGTGATCCTGCTAGTATAATGGTGGTTATGATAGTATAACAGCGCAGGCGGGGAGGTCGTCGACATGAGAGGAACAAATCATGGAGGATGCGGATAGCGTCGCATGGCAGACAGAATACGATGATCAGGGAGTGACAGGTGGATGAACCATGTGGAGAAGAGAGCATGATAAAAATTTGTGATCCTGGATTGATGTAAAAAAACCTCTGGTCATGAGAATGTCAACAGGTTGCAAATTCAAGAGGGAAAACTTTTTATGAACACAAGAACATTCAGAGGAAGGAACAAACAAATGCTTGGTCCCCCATCCTATAAAATCCAATAATAATCTGATGTAGGGAGCAGATTACGATCAAATGTTGTGCCCCTGGATTTGATGTCAAAACTCAGATCATGAGCATGGCAGCAGGTTGTGCTGATCCAAtttgaaaattcaagaaggggaaATTCTTTCTCATCTGAACATGAGCATTCAGAGGAACTCTGTTTTCTTTGGGCTGAAttctctgttttttttcttcattttctcgAAATCTTTTGCTCAGGGAGCGAACAAACAAATGCTTGATCCCTCATCATCATCTCCTAACACCCTAAAATCTAATCATCTCCTAGTAGTAGAAGGACCCCAACAAAAAGTTAAGCATCTTGTGTGATGCGGCAGCGGCAGATCTATGTCCACGAAAAGAACACAAAAAATAAGGAAAGATCCTAAGAATTAATCTCCATCGATTATGCGACCCGGAGCCGGTGATCATCTGATCATGCGGCTGCAGAGTCGTGAGACGTCCGACGGCCGGACGGGCTTGAGCAGGAAGTCCTCGGCGCCCTCCTCGAGGCAGCGGGTGATGCGGGTGGGCACGTTCTCGGAGGACATGATGACGACGGGGATCTCCCGGAGGTCGGAGGAGCCCTTGAGGCGCTTGAGCAGCTCGTAGCCGGTCATCCCCGGCATCCAGTAGTCGGTGATGATCATGTTGACGTCCGTGATCAGGCCCAGGTCCAGGAGCTCCAGCGCGCGCGTCGCAGAGTCCACCGTGGTCACTGCGGGGAGGAAGGAGCAGGGGCACGGTTAGCGAATTGAGAACGAATCGGAGAACAATTTTGCAAGAACTGTTGGTTCGTCGGCTGGATTGGGTGAGTAAAAGGAGTTGGAGTTTACCTCTGTACTTTGAGCTGCGGAGGATCTTGGCGATGACTGCGCGGTCGACGACGCTGTCGTCGACCGCCAGCACGTGCATCTCCGGGACCTGGACGGCCTCGTCGGGGGCCATGACCGGGACGACCTTCCGGTCGTTGCCGGCCTTGGGGGAGGACACCTTCTGGACCGCCATGGCGGGCAGGGTCATGGTCGCCGGAGCCGGGGTGGGAGCCGTCGTAGCCATCAAATcaatctctcctcctcctctctcgccGGAGCAGTAGTAGTATCTCGCCGGAGCAGAACGGATGAGCTCTTCCTTCCTCGTTGTTGTCTTGTCGCTGGGTTTGGTTTGGTCTGGTCTCTGGCCGCGACGCGCGGCCGTATATATACAGCGGCGCGGATACGAAAAGATATCGGCGGTGCGCGCGCGAGTGAGAAAAAAAGAAGGGAATTAATGCGGGCCAAATCCTGCGAGATCTCGAAAGGGATCCTAGGCTGGCGCGCGGGGCCCACCCGCCGATCCGCCCCCGGATTCGCCGGGCCCGCCCGTCAGGAACGGCCGATCTCCGGCGGGATTTCCCGGTCGCTTTCTGCAGTCGTCACGCGCTCACGCTCTTCTTTTCTGTAGCCGCGCcggtgcttttttttttctttctttgtttgtTTGAGATTGAGAGCAAGTGGGGGAGATCGATCTGCATGCACGAGTCACGAGTGCACGACGGTATCGGCTCTGATCTTCCCCGGATGAGTTCAAATCTTTTTCagttattttctggtttgaaatgAAACGAAGTGATTCGTGTTGATTCGGCTGTGATTCGTGATATCGGGGTTACCTTACATGCATGGCCGTCAAATGGCTCTTTCCTCGTCTCTTCCAAGCACTCTTGGGACGTACGTACATGATCCGTACCGCGTGATTTGGCTGATCGAAATTTGGGGATCTTTTGGTTGATATGGAGGTATAATCGATACTGATCCGGAAAGAATTTACTCATGATTCGGGGAGATCGAGCTTTCCTTGCATGCACCAAAGGCCAATTTGGCTCTCCAAGTACGCCCTGGTGTACAGCTGTGGTGATCTCACGAGCGATCTACTCCTTTATTGATCCGGGTGTAGGTGGCAATACAGTTACTACACGATCAGTCAATTTGTCACTGCCTTGCATGCATGGCAAGATCTCGGGATCTCAATTAGAGAAACTCTAGCGGATCCTCGATACCGGATCGTGCCATCTAAATAACATTTACGATACAACTATGACGGGTCTGCTCTGGCCCGAACCAGCACCGGTAGCCAATAGATGAAATGAATAGATGGTGCTAGCTTAAGTTTCCAACAAAAATTACAACGCAACTAATAAGTACTACTTCCGGATCAAAGCTTTTCTcacagccaaaaaccatgccaagcgAAGCGAACACAATTCCTTGTAATGAGCAGTAACACAAACCAACTGGAATAAAATGATCAAATCAAACTAACATTGTCGTCAAATGTGCATCCACTTGGAGGTGCATGCGTTCCTCACTTGCTTCAAGACTCCAACGGCTATGACTTTGCTCGGTTTGCGTCCCTTCAAGTGATCTCGATGTGCGGGTAGATGTGCACGacatcaaacaatgaaacttgtcctcattttgttgcCAATATTTCTTGCTGATTTGATTGTTTCCACCTGCCAACGTCGAATGGCACCGCCTCCGACGCCTTCAACAAACGGAGCTCCTCCAGCTCCGTTTGATTTGCACTTGGTATTGCTTTTCCTTTTGGTTGAGACGCAATAACGGACGCCTCCTTTCCAATCTCCTCCAGCTCCATATCCACCTCATCATTGTTCTCCATGTCAGACCCACCGTATCCCACTCTCTAACACCAAGACCAACATCATAATTGTGAAGTGGTTCGGTACCAATGCCCACCTCATTCTCCTCCAGCATATCCACGCACAAGGTAGGAACTGTACGCTACTCGAAGCTGAGAAAGTCAATTACCAAGAGAATAAAAATGTGATCAAATCGACACCATTTAGGTAAAATGGGAAGATATTTTACCTCGTTGCCGCTGGATTTTTGTGGCCATGGGAGCCGGCTAGGACACCCTCAAACCCCCTTTGATTCTAAACTCTTCGGGGTCAGCACTTCTTGTGTAAATGGAATGGAATTTCTCAAATTTCACATGACGGGTAATCTTCTTCATCAGGCTTCCTTCTCGCACTCGAAGCGGTAGCGGTGTTGGAACGTTGGGTCGAAATGGAGGCGTCCTCGttgatatcggctccctgagccacCGA includes these proteins:
- the LOC124675906 gene encoding two-component response regulator ORR3-like translates to MATTAPTPAPATMTLPAMAVQKVSSPKAGNDRKVVPVMAPDEAVQVPEMHVLAVDDSVVDRAVIAKILRSSKYRVTTVDSATRALELLDLGLITDVNMIITDYWMPGMTGYELLKRLKGSSDLREIPVVIMSSENVPTRITRCLEEGAEDFLLKPVRPSDVSRLCSRMIR